A portion of the Meiothermus sp. CFH 77666 genome contains these proteins:
- a CDS encoding YbaN family protein, translating into MRSSINPLRPLWLSLGFFFAGLGFVGTVVPGMPSTVFFILAAYFFSRSSQRFLNWVLNLPKVGPIVRDYRDGLGMSRKAKIFALCMLSFFALTSAIFLIPVFWVKVVVLVLGLVGFWYIHSRIPTKEIVLARRQVSEAQ; encoded by the coding sequence ATGAGGTCGTCCATCAACCCGCTTCGCCCGCTCTGGCTATCTTTGGGGTTTTTCTTTGCAGGACTGGGCTTTGTTGGTACCGTGGTACCGGGGATGCCCTCCACGGTGTTTTTTATCCTGGCTGCTTACTTTTTTTCACGTAGCAGCCAGCGCTTTCTTAACTGGGTGCTGAACCTTCCCAAGGTGGGCCCAATTGTACGCGATTACCGCGATGGCCTGGGAATGTCCCGTAAAGCCAAAATTTTTGCCCTGTGTATGCTGAGCTTTTTCGCCCTTACCAGCGCCATTTTTCTGATTCCAGTCTTCTGGGTGAAGGTGGTGGTTCTGGTGCTTGGCCTGGTGGGCTTCTGGTATATCCACAGCCGTATTCCCACTAAAGAAATCGTCCTGGCCCGCCGTCAGGTGAGCGAGGCCCAGTAA
- a CDS encoding c-type cytochrome, producing MKQLLVVMAALLGLAIAADGGQLYSQNCAGCHGASGQGIPGVFPPLAGNPRVQDEAYVVKAIRQGISGPLEVNGQAYNGAMPAMPQISEADARAIAAYTRELGRAPTATPASPEPATTPADPALAARGKALFLGQTRFQNGGAPCMACHTAGNFGPMGGGSLGRDLTDLHTRLGAAGIQGVLSNIAFPVMRESYQGKPLTPEEISALTAFFARTAGQPANTNQMDMARMLFAGLIGFGGLFGGMYLFWSNRRVGLAERIRNRRSA from the coding sequence ATGAAACAACTTCTGGTGGTCATGGCCGCCTTGCTCGGTCTGGCGATTGCTGCCGATGGAGGGCAGCTTTACAGCCAAAACTGCGCGGGCTGCCACGGCGCAAGCGGTCAAGGAATTCCTGGGGTTTTCCCCCCTCTGGCTGGCAACCCTCGAGTACAGGACGAGGCCTACGTGGTCAAGGCGATTCGCCAGGGTATCAGCGGGCCGCTCGAGGTGAACGGCCAGGCCTACAACGGGGCGATGCCCGCCATGCCGCAAATTTCCGAAGCAGACGCCCGGGCGATTGCCGCCTATACCAGGGAACTGGGTAGAGCCCCAACGGCCACCCCTGCTTCCCCTGAGCCCGCCACAACCCCCGCCGACCCCGCCCTCGCAGCCAGGGGCAAGGCGCTCTTTTTGGGCCAGACCCGTTTCCAGAACGGCGGCGCACCCTGCATGGCCTGCCACACAGCAGGCAACTTCGGCCCCATGGGCGGGGGCAGCCTGGGGCGCGACCTTACCGACCTGCACACCCGCTTAGGCGCGGCGGGCATTCAAGGCGTACTCAGCAACATCGCCTTCCCGGTGATGCGCGAAAGCTACCAGGGCAAACCCCTCACCCCCGAAGAAATTTCGGCCCTCACTGCATTCTTTGCCCGGACAGCAGGCCAGCCTGCCAACACCAACCAGATGGACATGGCCCGCATGTTGTTTGCCGGGCTTATTGGCTTTGGGGGGCTCTTTGGCGGGATGTACCTGTTCTGGAGCAACCGCCGGGTGGGCTTGGCCGAACGGATACGCAACAGGAGGAGCGCATGA
- a CDS encoding BTAD domain-containing putative transcriptional regulator: protein MNCIRWQLDSRGRIRAWGPGAAAFFRLPAEQVLGKPCAEVVRGTDGFGRPLCGRCPVLREIKYGAYQASTALSCGGKRLRCQGFANGDIQVELKSESQRDSSEVLASLSWAVRKLTEEPERFFQTLQVFLAGLRKSLGMEAVELFLADPQERYLVLTAYDGVHREAFMEKPWFAWGEGYPGLVALGHQALVTHDLASDARYLRQKVKKLGYKTYVCYPLELPQGLIGVLNLASRDPQIDDEALLEQLSLMGPMLAASLYMVLTRLGERGLLSIAAALRQGHESQGLEAFLAQTTALSGASCVRLVLQDGRNLTQGRCEVPECPHVQQCPVWQGKVQGVKVGLEPCPHTAEGRPRYCLPLWSGGGVVGVQQFYFARTPQPPSQAVAPILWLERLGAEALWPHSEQAEKESPLLEIQTLGGLQVRRRGELLSPRAFGRRQALTLFKLLLAHRGQTLSREELCERLWPGEDPRETQRRLHVLMHGLRQALETDPTRPQIVLREGEGYRFAPQVRYFLDVERFEALLHEGDGLEGTAALERYREALALYKGDFLADEPYADWAELERSYLRERAVGALFRVAEMALSQHRPREAQEAYRRILTLDPWREEAYLRLLETLRQSGQEAEARNLFEQYRSRMERDGIEISREMAFQV, encoded by the coding sequence TTGAACTGCATCCGATGGCAACTGGATTCTCGGGGGCGCATCCGCGCCTGGGGGCCGGGGGCTGCCGCGTTCTTTCGCTTGCCAGCGGAACAGGTGCTGGGCAAGCCCTGCGCCGAGGTAGTTCGGGGTACCGACGGGTTTGGCCGCCCATTGTGTGGGCGCTGCCCGGTGCTGCGCGAGATCAAATACGGGGCCTACCAGGCCAGCACTGCGCTCTCTTGTGGCGGCAAGCGCCTGCGTTGCCAGGGCTTTGCCAATGGCGATATCCAAGTCGAGCTCAAGTCCGAAAGCCAGCGAGATTCCAGCGAGGTGCTGGCCTCGCTCTCCTGGGCGGTACGCAAGCTAACCGAGGAGCCCGAGCGTTTCTTCCAGACCTTGCAGGTTTTCCTGGCGGGTCTGCGCAAAAGCCTGGGCATGGAAGCGGTCGAGCTGTTCCTGGCCGACCCCCAGGAGCGCTACCTGGTGCTGACCGCCTACGATGGGGTACACCGCGAGGCGTTTATGGAGAAGCCCTGGTTTGCTTGGGGCGAGGGCTATCCGGGGCTGGTTGCCCTGGGGCACCAGGCCCTGGTCACCCACGACCTGGCTTCGGACGCCCGCTACCTGCGGCAGAAGGTCAAGAAGCTGGGCTACAAGACCTATGTGTGCTACCCCCTCGAGCTTCCCCAGGGCCTGATTGGGGTGCTGAACCTGGCCAGCCGCGACCCCCAGATAGACGACGAAGCCCTGCTCGAGCAGCTCTCCCTGATGGGCCCCATGCTGGCGGCCTCGCTGTACATGGTGCTGACCCGGCTGGGCGAGCGAGGTCTGCTCTCCATTGCGGCGGCGCTGCGGCAGGGCCACGAATCCCAGGGCCTCGAGGCTTTCCTGGCTCAGACTACGGCCCTCAGCGGGGCCTCGTGTGTGCGGCTGGTACTTCAGGATGGGCGCAACCTCACCCAGGGCCGCTGCGAAGTGCCGGAGTGCCCGCACGTGCAGCAGTGCCCGGTCTGGCAGGGCAAGGTACAGGGGGTCAAGGTGGGGTTGGAGCCCTGCCCCCATACCGCAGAAGGGCGGCCCCGCTACTGCTTGCCGCTGTGGTCGGGTGGGGGCGTGGTGGGGGTGCAACAGTTTTACTTTGCCCGCACACCTCAGCCGCCCAGCCAGGCGGTCGCGCCGATCCTTTGGCTGGAGCGTCTGGGGGCCGAGGCCCTTTGGCCCCATTCGGAGCAAGCTGAGAAGGAAAGCCCCTTGCTGGAGATTCAGACCCTGGGGGGCTTGCAGGTACGCCGTAGGGGCGAGTTGCTTTCGCCCAGGGCCTTTGGTCGCCGCCAGGCGCTCACGCTATTCAAACTGCTACTTGCCCACCGGGGCCAGACCCTTTCCAGAGAAGAGCTTTGTGAGCGCCTGTGGCCGGGAGAAGACCCCCGCGAGACCCAGCGCCGCCTGCATGTACTGATGCACGGTCTGCGCCAGGCCCTGGAAACCGACCCCACCCGGCCGCAGATTGTGCTCCGCGAGGGTGAGGGGTACCGTTTTGCTCCGCAGGTTCGCTATTTCCTGGACGTGGAGCGCTTCGAGGCGCTGTTGCACGAGGGCGATGGTCTGGAGGGCACAGCAGCCCTCGAGCGCTACCGCGAAGCCCTGGCCCTCTACAAAGGCGACTTCCTGGCCGACGAGCCCTACGCCGACTGGGCCGAGCTCGAGCGCAGCTACTTGCGCGAACGGGCAGTGGGGGCCTTGTTCCGGGTGGCCGAGATGGCCCTTTCGCAGCACCGGCCCCGCGAGGCCCAGGAAGCCTACCGCCGCATCCTGACCCTCGACCCCTGGCGCGAAGAGGCCTACCTGCGCCTCCTGGAAACCCTCCGACAAAGCGGCCAGGAAGCCGAGGCTCGAAACCTCTTCGAGCAGTACCGAAGCCGCATGGAGCGGGATGGAATAGAGATTTCCAGGGAGATGGCTTTCCAGGTGTAG
- the ruvC gene encoding crossover junction endodeoxyribonuclease RuvC: MIVLGIDPGITNLGLGVVEQIGKQARMLHAEVIKTSHGEPAPARVGRLYRAVYQAAAAYRPQAIAVEEQFFYRQNELAYKVGWAMGVVFLVADQLSIPVHGYGPPQVKQALVGHGQADKAQVAYMVRAILGLKTLPKPTHLADALAIALTHCFYQPLVTGKPVR, encoded by the coding sequence ATGATTGTCTTAGGCATTGACCCCGGCATCACCAACCTGGGCCTGGGGGTGGTGGAGCAGATCGGCAAGCAGGCCCGGATGCTCCATGCCGAGGTGATCAAGACCAGCCACGGAGAACCCGCCCCGGCGCGGGTGGGCAGGCTCTACCGGGCGGTGTACCAGGCTGCCGCCGCCTACCGGCCCCAGGCCATCGCGGTGGAGGAACAGTTTTTCTACCGGCAAAACGAGCTGGCCTACAAGGTGGGCTGGGCCATGGGGGTGGTGTTTCTGGTAGCCGACCAGCTAAGCATTCCGGTTCATGGTTACGGCCCGCCCCAGGTCAAGCAGGCCCTGGTGGGCCACGGCCAGGCCGACAAGGCTCAGGTGGCCTATATGGTACGGGCCATCCTGGGGCTTAAAACGCTGCCCAAACCCACCCACCTAGCGGATGCCTTGGCCATTGCCCTGACCCATTGCTTTTATCAACCGCTGGTGACAGGTAAACCTGTTAGATAA
- a CDS encoding iron ABC transporter substrate-binding protein yields the protein MKIYRILTVLALALWSLALAQQSLTIYTGRGQGLVEPLVKQFEAETGIKVNVRYGRDAEILAALQEEGSRSPADIFWANTAGALGVASERGLFIRLGDAITQVPTAFVPASRQWVPLTIRLRVLAYNPARVKPEDLPKSILDLPKLTQYKGRIGWTPTYSSFQDMIAAMIAVHGEARTRQWLNEMKALEPKAYASNPAMMEAIRSGEIDLGSTNHYYIQRFVRAGQPIGTYYFADGDVGGLALVTGAGILKTNKNPAAANRFLLWLLSPKGQQFFTSEIIEYPVARGIVLTSNLLPINQAIAKSPKVDFEKLPLDAALKLLREAGLL from the coding sequence GTGAAGATATACCGTATCCTGACTGTTCTGGCGCTGGCGTTATGGAGCCTGGCTCTCGCTCAGCAGAGCCTGACCATTTACACGGGCCGGGGGCAAGGGCTGGTTGAACCGTTGGTCAAGCAGTTCGAAGCCGAGACCGGCATCAAGGTTAATGTGCGTTACGGGCGCGATGCCGAAATACTGGCGGCGCTTCAAGAAGAGGGAAGTCGAAGCCCAGCCGATATCTTCTGGGCCAACACCGCCGGTGCTTTGGGGGTGGCCTCTGAGCGGGGGCTTTTTATTCGTCTGGGAGATGCAATCACTCAAGTCCCCACTGCCTTTGTGCCGGCCAGCCGTCAGTGGGTTCCCCTCACCATTCGGTTGCGGGTGCTGGCCTACAACCCGGCCAGGGTCAAGCCCGAAGACCTGCCCAAGAGCATTCTGGACCTGCCCAAGCTGACCCAGTACAAGGGCCGCATAGGCTGGACACCCACCTACAGCAGCTTCCAGGACATGATTGCGGCCATGATTGCGGTGCACGGCGAGGCACGCACCCGGCAGTGGTTGAACGAGATGAAGGCCCTCGAGCCCAAAGCCTACGCCTCCAACCCCGCCATGATGGAAGCCATTCGCTCGGGCGAAATTGACCTGGGCTCGACCAACCACTACTACATCCAGCGCTTCGTGCGCGCAGGACAACCTATTGGCACTTACTACTTTGCCGATGGAGACGTGGGTGGGCTGGCCCTGGTGACGGGTGCGGGTATCCTCAAGACCAACAAGAACCCGGCCGCGGCCAATCGCTTCCTGCTATGGCTATTGTCGCCCAAGGGCCAGCAGTTTTTTACCAGCGAAATCATCGAGTACCCGGTTGCCAGGGGCATAGTGCTCACCTCCAACCTGCTCCCCATCAACCAAGCGATTGCCAAGAGCCCCAAAGTGGACTTTGAAAAGCTGCCCCTTGATGCGGCACTCAAGCTTTTGCGCGAGGCGGGTTTGCTCTAG
- a CDS encoding YwiC-like family protein, which yields MMPISSTPRVPLKTVALPSEHGGWGFTLEPILLGLLVAPGWAGLGLGIFALAAFFTRHPLKLWLADLRRGKCFPRTPLARNFALLYGSLALAGLLLALWTSRGPFGWPLLLALPLVGVQLWFDAHNQGRNLLPELAGAVAMGAIAASMALAANYEAGLAYGLWGVLAARSVASIYYARAQVRRARGEIANLQAVYWAELLALLGLSIGAWAGLVPWLSVAALAVLLPLPLYTFNKPPVPAKVVGWTQMALGLLVVGATALGTRLG from the coding sequence ATGATGCCGATCTCATCCACCCCCAGAGTGCCCCTCAAGACCGTGGCCCTTCCCAGCGAACACGGCGGCTGGGGCTTTACCCTCGAGCCCATTCTGCTGGGCTTGCTGGTGGCCCCAGGCTGGGCCGGACTGGGCCTGGGGATTTTTGCCCTGGCAGCCTTTTTCACCCGACACCCCCTCAAGCTCTGGCTGGCCGACCTCCGGCGCGGTAAGTGCTTTCCGCGTACCCCGCTGGCCCGGAACTTCGCTCTGCTGTACGGAAGCCTGGCCCTGGCAGGGCTTTTATTGGCGCTTTGGACGTCCCGTGGGCCCTTTGGCTGGCCCCTGCTTCTGGCGTTGCCCCTGGTGGGGGTGCAGCTCTGGTTCGATGCCCACAACCAGGGGCGCAACCTGCTCCCGGAGCTGGCGGGGGCGGTAGCGATGGGAGCGATTGCCGCCAGCATGGCCCTGGCTGCCAACTATGAGGCCGGTCTGGCCTATGGCCTGTGGGGGGTGCTGGCCGCCCGTTCGGTAGCCTCCATCTATTATGCACGTGCCCAGGTTCGTCGTGCACGGGGCGAAATAGCAAATTTACAAGCCGTGTACTGGGCCGAGCTGCTGGCCTTGCTGGGGCTTTCGATTGGGGCCTGGGCGGGGCTGGTACCCTGGCTGAGCGTGGCGGCCCTGGCGGTATTGCTACCCTTGCCACTGTATACCTTCAACAAGCCCCCCGTCCCGGCCAAGGTGGTGGGCTGGACACAGATGGCCCTGGGACTTCTGGTGGTGGGGGCCACGGCACTGGGTACTCGGCTGGGATGA
- a CDS encoding TetR family transcriptional regulator: MWILVIAAGGLGLSQGVRSLGMAGLVLPGPGAAYLNPAYAAFPGGLYGADQGFQLPVGLLGLVLRPESNPLPALSGLSNLTNENSPFDALTFYDQFTRPYEFLINPASSRAFINPNTGYPEIQINIDASGLQITDYQGNPISLDFGLGTPAGVGSSKALTPAPLLRIPLSLGSNLYLDFGLFAGGFGLGLSPNDTLRQALRSGQLEPNTEYALNLTGTAQAGISVGFGYATRLPDVPIPDFGMARLYVGTRGEAFYGLSYLESNLSAGVQTNSQGQFDPNQPPVYRGSVFYTIPGNGSGFGARADVGVVMEAQGTTVGLGIRNALGFARWSGTELRWDGTSSNPITGQGERSSFGFVPAFFLNAATQVPLEVGALMVGGDLGYESGLYGRVGGEYSLGPARFRAGLGFDNGFRFGLGAGFVGPGFTVDTALTTHRAPIVGNTVFGIALSLGLGF, encoded by the coding sequence ATGTGGATATTGGTGATTGCGGCTGGAGGGCTCGGGCTCTCCCAGGGGGTACGCAGCCTGGGCATGGCCGGCCTGGTGCTGCCTGGGCCCGGCGCAGCGTATCTCAACCCGGCCTATGCAGCTTTTCCGGGGGGACTCTACGGTGCTGACCAGGGTTTTCAACTGCCCGTTGGGTTGCTGGGTCTGGTGCTTCGGCCTGAGAGCAACCCCCTGCCCGCGCTGAGCGGCCTCTCGAACCTGACCAATGAGAACAGTCCCTTCGATGCGCTGACCTTTTACGACCAGTTCACCCGTCCCTATGAGTTTTTGATTAACCCGGCTTCCTCGAGGGCCTTTATCAACCCCAACACCGGTTACCCCGAAATTCAAATTAACATTGACGCCTCCGGCCTCCAGATTACCGACTACCAAGGCAACCCCATCAGCCTGGACTTTGGACTGGGCACACCCGCAGGGGTGGGCTCCAGCAAGGCCCTCACACCCGCCCCCCTGCTGCGGATACCCCTTTCCCTGGGGAGCAACCTCTACCTTGACTTTGGTCTTTTCGCGGGGGGCTTTGGCCTGGGCCTTTCACCCAACGACACCCTTCGCCAGGCGCTGCGCAGCGGTCAGCTCGAGCCCAACACCGAGTACGCCTTGAACCTGACCGGAACAGCACAAGCAGGCATCAGTGTGGGCTTTGGCTATGCCACCCGGCTGCCCGACGTGCCCATCCCCGACTTCGGGATGGCCCGGCTGTATGTAGGGACTCGAGGCGAAGCTTTTTATGGACTCTCTTACCTCGAGAGCAACCTGAGCGCGGGTGTCCAGACCAATTCCCAGGGCCAGTTCGACCCCAACCAGCCGCCGGTCTACCGGGGCAGCGTGTTTTACACCATTCCCGGTAATGGCAGCGGTTTTGGCGCCCGGGCCGATGTGGGCGTGGTGATGGAAGCCCAGGGCACCACCGTGGGCCTGGGCATCCGCAACGCGCTGGGCTTTGCCCGCTGGAGCGGAACCGAGCTGCGCTGGGATGGCACCTCCAGCAACCCCATCACGGGGCAGGGTGAGCGCAGCAGCTTTGGCTTTGTGCCGGCGTTCTTCCTGAACGCTGCAACCCAGGTACCCCTCGAGGTCGGCGCTTTGATGGTAGGCGGCGATCTGGGCTACGAGTCGGGCCTCTATGGCCGGGTGGGCGGCGAGTACAGCCTGGGGCCCGCCCGCTTCCGGGCCGGGCTGGGCTTCGACAACGGCTTCCGCTTTGGGTTGGGAGCCGGGTTTGTGGGGCCAGGGTTCACAGTGGATACGGCCCTGACCACCCACCGGGCGCCCATTGTGGGCAACACCGTGTTTGGCATCGCCCTGAGCCTGGGTTTGGGGTTTTGA
- a CDS encoding cupin domain-containing protein: protein MKTAYHFIPDLYKEAQVPSEGTLSRTLYSEGGVKTVLFAFDTGQELSEHTAARPAILQILSGQGRLKLREDEQEAKPGGWVYMPAGLVHAIRVENPLVMLLTLLPKV from the coding sequence ATGAAGACCGCCTACCATTTCATACCCGACCTCTACAAAGAGGCGCAGGTGCCCTCCGAAGGCACTCTGAGCCGCACCCTGTATAGCGAAGGGGGCGTCAAGACCGTGCTTTTCGCTTTCGATACCGGGCAGGAACTCTCCGAGCACACCGCCGCCCGTCCGGCCATCCTCCAGATTCTTTCAGGGCAGGGGCGCTTGAAGCTGCGTGAGGATGAACAGGAAGCCAAACCGGGGGGCTGGGTGTACATGCCCGCCGGTCTGGTACACGCCATACGGGTCGAAAATCCCCTGGTGATGCTCCTAACCTTGTTGCCCAAAGTATGA
- a CDS encoding nitrate reductase subunit alpha yields the protein MSDWIKEIEAPTERKWEEFYRNRFAHDKRVRTTHGVNCTGSCSWEVFVKDGIVTWELQATDYPAIDPNLPDITPRGCQRGVSYSWYLYSPIRVKYPYVRGALLDLWREAKEKHPDPVEAWKSLVNDPEKRRRWQRARGKGGYRRFSWDEALEIIAASLVHTIQQHGPDRIIGFSPIPAMSQISYAAGSRFLSLLGGVPMSFYDWYCDLPNASPEIWGEQTDVHEAADWYNARFIAVVGSNLNMTRTPDTHYIAEGRYAGAKFTVFAPDFNQVAKYADWWLPINPGQDGAFWMAVNHVILKEFYVLKQVPYFVDYLKRYTDSPMLVEVKEGRPGRYLRVNQLADYSTEENGDWKLLVWDEKAGQPKMPGGTIGFRWQTEKGKWNLELKDARTGEEISPLLSFRDIADTVEQLEFDDFGADKKSRRGVPVKQITSKDGQPITVTTVFDLLLAQFGVDRGLGGDYPQTYDEAGPYTPAWQEQYTGIHRDTLIRYAREWAENGEKTQGKNLIIIGAGANHWYHNNLLYRAGIVALMLTGAVGVNGGGLAHYVGQEKLANQASWGPIAFAGDWGYPSRQQNTPSFHYVHSDQWRYERGYKDYDKTVGPRTDHTIDHQARAVRKGWLPFFPQFNKSSLEVVKEAQAAGAQSDQEIIGYVVKQLKEGKLEFAIDDPDAPSNWPRVWFIWRGNAIGTSAKGHEFFLKHYLGTHTNAVAEEQANGHVSEVRYRKEAPQGKLDLVVDLNFRMDTSALYSDIVLPTASWYEKEDLNTTDLHTYINPMQAAVPPLWESKSDWEIYKAVARKFSELAQTHLSKPVKDIVMIPLQHDTPDELAQPDDRDWKKGQVEPIPGKTMPKFRIVERQYPLVYEKMISLGDAIEKNGVGMHGLTIPAADFYNDLRQRQGRRLNGRVYPSLEDAKQVAEAILYLDPVSNGELAYRAFKDEEKKTGVKLSDLAEPVRDTRISFSDLVAQPRRQLTTPTWSAIINQGRAYSPYTLNVERLIPWRTLSGRQHFYLDHPNYLAWGEHLPTYKPRPDHSMLLETEISKAQAQGKLLNYITPHGKWSIHSTYSDNHRMMTLSRGGYPIWLNDKDAAELGIRDNDWVELFNDNGVFVQRCIVSARIPRGTVFVYHATERTLSIPKSPLRGKRAGMNNSITRARLKPVLMSGGYAQFTYAFNYWGPVGVNRDTFVYVRRIEEPKW from the coding sequence ATGAGCGACTGGATTAAGGAAATCGAAGCCCCCACCGAACGCAAGTGGGAAGAGTTTTATCGAAACCGCTTCGCCCACGACAAGCGGGTTCGCACCACCCACGGGGTCAACTGCACCGGCAGTTGTAGCTGGGAGGTCTTTGTCAAGGACGGCATCGTGACCTGGGAGCTCCAGGCCACCGACTACCCCGCCATTGACCCCAACCTGCCCGACATCACCCCCCGGGGCTGCCAGCGTGGGGTGAGCTATTCGTGGTATCTGTACAGCCCCATCCGGGTCAAGTACCCCTACGTGCGTGGGGCCCTGCTCGACCTGTGGCGCGAAGCAAAGGAGAAACACCCCGACCCGGTAGAGGCCTGGAAAAGCCTGGTGAACGACCCCGAGAAGCGCAGGCGCTGGCAACGGGCGCGGGGCAAGGGCGGCTACCGGCGGTTTAGCTGGGACGAAGCGCTGGAAATCATTGCGGCTTCGCTGGTACACACCATACAGCAGCACGGCCCCGACCGCATCATCGGCTTCAGCCCGATTCCCGCCATGTCGCAAATTTCGTATGCGGCGGGCTCGAGGTTCCTCTCACTCCTGGGCGGGGTGCCGATGAGCTTTTACGACTGGTACTGCGACCTGCCCAACGCTTCTCCCGAAATCTGGGGGGAGCAGACCGACGTGCACGAGGCCGCCGACTGGTACAACGCCCGCTTTATTGCAGTGGTGGGCTCCAACCTGAACATGACCCGCACCCCCGATACCCACTACATCGCCGAGGGGCGCTACGCCGGGGCCAAGTTCACGGTTTTTGCCCCGGACTTCAACCAGGTGGCCAAGTACGCCGACTGGTGGCTGCCGATTAATCCAGGCCAGGATGGGGCCTTCTGGATGGCGGTGAACCACGTCATCCTGAAAGAGTTTTACGTGCTGAAGCAGGTTCCGTACTTTGTGGACTACCTCAAGCGCTACACCGACAGCCCCATGCTGGTCGAGGTGAAGGAGGGCCGGCCGGGGCGCTATCTGCGGGTCAATCAACTTGCGGATTACTCGACCGAAGAGAACGGCGACTGGAAACTGCTGGTCTGGGACGAGAAGGCCGGGCAGCCCAAGATGCCAGGTGGAACCATCGGATTCCGCTGGCAAACAGAGAAGGGTAAGTGGAACCTCGAGCTTAAGGATGCCAGGACGGGTGAGGAAATTAGCCCACTGCTGAGTTTTAGGGACATTGCCGACACGGTGGAACAGCTCGAGTTCGACGACTTCGGCGCAGACAAAAAGTCCAGACGCGGTGTGCCCGTGAAGCAGATCACCAGCAAGGATGGTCAGCCAATTACGGTCACCACCGTCTTCGACCTGCTACTGGCCCAGTTTGGCGTGGATCGGGGCCTGGGGGGCGACTACCCCCAGACCTACGATGAAGCAGGCCCCTATACCCCGGCCTGGCAGGAGCAGTACACCGGCATCCACCGCGACACCCTGATCCGCTACGCCCGCGAGTGGGCCGAAAACGGTGAGAAGACCCAGGGTAAGAACCTGATTATTATCGGGGCCGGGGCCAACCACTGGTACCACAACAACCTGCTGTACCGCGCGGGCATCGTGGCGCTGATGCTCACCGGCGCGGTGGGGGTGAACGGCGGCGGGCTGGCCCACTATGTGGGGCAGGAGAAGCTTGCCAACCAGGCCAGTTGGGGGCCCATTGCCTTTGCGGGCGACTGGGGCTACCCCTCCCGCCAGCAAAACACCCCCAGCTTCCACTACGTGCACTCCGACCAGTGGCGCTACGAGCGGGGCTACAAGGACTACGACAAGACCGTAGGCCCCAGAACCGACCACACCATAGACCACCAGGCCCGCGCCGTGCGCAAGGGCTGGCTACCCTTCTTCCCGCAGTTCAACAAATCGAGTTTGGAAGTGGTCAAGGAAGCTCAGGCCGCTGGAGCGCAAAGCGACCAAGAGATCATCGGGTATGTGGTCAAGCAGCTCAAGGAGGGGAAGCTCGAGTTTGCCATAGACGACCCTGATGCGCCCAGTAACTGGCCCAGGGTCTGGTTCATCTGGCGGGGCAACGCCATCGGCACCTCGGCCAAGGGCCACGAGTTCTTTCTCAAGCACTACCTGGGTACGCACACCAATGCGGTGGCCGAGGAACAGGCCAATGGGCATGTCTCGGAAGTGCGGTATCGCAAGGAAGCCCCCCAGGGCAAGCTGGACCTGGTGGTGGATCTGAACTTCCGCATGGATACCAGCGCCCTGTACTCCGACATCGTGCTACCCACCGCCTCCTGGTACGAAAAAGAGGACCTCAACACCACCGACCTGCACACCTACATCAACCCCATGCAGGCGGCGGTTCCGCCTTTGTGGGAATCGAAAAGCGACTGGGAGATTTACAAGGCCGTGGCCCGGAAGTTTTCTGAGCTGGCCCAAACGCACCTCTCCAAACCCGTCAAGGACATCGTGATGATTCCGCTCCAGCACGATACCCCCGACGAGCTGGCCCAGCCCGACGACCGCGACTGGAAGAAAGGCCAGGTCGAGCCCATCCCCGGCAAGACCATGCCCAAGTTCCGCATCGTCGAGCGGCAGTATCCGCTGGTGTACGAGAAGATGATCTCGCTGGGCGACGCCATCGAAAAGAACGGCGTGGGGATGCACGGCCTGACCATTCCGGCAGCCGACTTCTACAACGACCTGCGCCAGCGCCAGGGCCGCAGGCTAAACGGGCGCGTGTACCCCAGCCTCGAGGACGCCAAACAGGTCGCCGAGGCCATCCTTTACCTCGACCCGGTCTCCAACGGCGAACTGGCCTACCGCGCTTTCAAAGACGAGGAAAAGAAAACCGGCGTAAAGCTCTCCGACCTGGCCGAGCCGGTGCGCGATACCCGCATCAGCTTCTCCGACCTGGTGGCCCAGCCGCGTCGCCAGCTCACCACCCCCACCTGGAGCGCCATCATCAACCAGGGCCGGGCCTACAGCCCCTATACCCTGAACGTCGAGCGGCTCATCCCCTGGCGCACCCTTTCCGGACGGCAGCACTTCTACCTCGACCACCCGAACTACCTGGCCTGGGGCGAGCACCTGCCCACCTACAAGCCGCGCCCCGACCATTCCATGCTGCTGGAAACCGAAATCTCCAAAGCCCAGGCCCAGGGCAAGCTCTTGAACTACATCACCCCGCACGGCAAGTGGAGCATCCACTCCACCTACTCCGACAACCACCGCATGATGACCCTCTCGAGGGGGGGCTACCCCATCTGGCTCAACGACAAAGACGCTGCCGAGCTGGGCATCCGCGACAACGACTGGGTGGAACTCTTCAACGACAACGGGGTCTTCGTGCAGCGCTGCATCGTTTCGGCCCGCATCCCCAGGGGCACGGTCTTTGTTTACCACGCTACCGAACGCACCCTGAGCATCCCTAAGTCGCCCCTGCGGGGCAAACGGGCCGGTATGAACAACTCCATCACCCGCGCCCGCCTGAAGCCCGTGCTGATGAGCGGCGGCTACGCCCAGTTCACCTACGCCTTCAACTACTGGGGGCCGGTGGGGGTGAACCGCGACACCTTCGTGTATGTGCGGCGGATTGAGGAGCCGAAATGGTGA